A genome region from Vulpes lagopus strain Blue_001 chromosome 7, ASM1834538v1, whole genome shotgun sequence includes the following:
- the LOC121494236 gene encoding SOSS complex subunit C, with product MAANPSGQGFQNKNRVAILAELDKEKRKLLMQNQSSTNHPGASIALSRPSLNKDFRDHAEQQHIAAQQKAALQHAHAHSSGYFITQDSAFGNLILPVLPRLDPE from the exons atGGCAGCAAACCCTTCAGGACAAG gttttcaaaacaaaaacagagttgCAATCTTGGCAGAACtggacaaagagaaaagaaaattactaatGCAGAACCAGTCTTCAACTAATCATCCTGGAGCGAG CATTGCACTCTCCAGACCCTCTCTTAATAAGGACTTCCGGGATCATGCTGAGCAGCAGCATATTGCAGCCCAACAAAAGGCAGCTTTGCAG catgcacatgcacactcatCTGGATACTTCATAACTCAAGACTCTGCATTTGGGAATCTTATTCTTCCCGTCTTACCTCGCCTTGAcccagaatga